One stretch of Pyrenophora tritici-repentis strain M4 chromosome 4, whole genome shotgun sequence DNA includes these proteins:
- a CDS encoding KfrA-N domain containing protein produces the protein MMARLNETSKDAHDQGAQNDTQTIPAESHLEYGDFENDDDLTEAEKATIRQKLATRKRQVTFGRGDGQGNSEDEGNDVNAAERRRQSCRQSLKKAVKPADKTSIELGYDDDTDDMYLRFYGIHDNDEREILADMRNVDDFTACIAEHAESVFGHLADLLSQIAEQAEQLDQAHNEARVQQEAADARVERAQTQARAAAADELAQVTQKCNRMITTKNSYASRLAVLEDELAASRESNVKLYSQISDLYNERSVLQQHAGVPTNGNLYDTRPAQFQSSPPPMTANPFIGTGTHDLMLPPPMAHHQKNRPLARSAVSDNLTATGAKLKDIDIFRGDSTDKEDYKYWRRSARNFLNKTTIHTTVQDQLDYLIDHLRGPAAAQVEYRAAPGARNAYVTAEEVLTELDRIFDTVDKVTEASAALHDSGSGGLKQRDNESFNTWVARFTSTVAPLNLGDNEMIQHAIRLMKFGRNAGLQFRHEQRK, from the exons ATGATGGCCCGACTAAACGAGACGAGCAAGGATGCCCACGACCAGGGTGCTCAGAACGACACACAAACCATTCCAGCAGAGTCGCACCTTGAGTACGGCGACTTTGAGAATGACGACGACCTCACCGAAGCGGAGAAGGCGACTATTAGACAGAAGCTCGCCACCCGCAAGAGACAGGTCACTTTTGGCCGTGGAGACGGCCAAGGCAACAGCGAGGACGAGGGCAATGACGTCAACGCCGCTGAACGCCGACGACAGTCTTGTAGACAGTCTCTTAAGAAAGCCGTTAAGCCAGCGGATAAGACTTCTATAGAACTAGGctacgacgacgacacgGATGACATGTATCTACGTTTTTATGGCATCCACGACAACGATGAGCGCGAGATCCTCGCGGACATGAGGAACGTTGACGACTTCACCGCTTGCATCGCTGAACATGCTGAGAGTGTCTTTGGACACCTAGCAGATTTGCTTAGTCAGATAGCTGAACAAGCCGAACAGCTAGACCAAGCACATAATGAAGCCCGTGTACAACAAGAAGCAGCTGACGCCCGCGTGGAGCGCGCCCAGACGCAAGCTCGCGCTGCCGCCGCAGACGAGCTTGCCCAAGTCACCCAGAAATGCAACCGCATGATCACTACTAAGAACAGCTACGCTTCACGGCTAGCAGTGCTCGAAGACGAGCTTGCAGCCTCGCGCGAGTCAAACGTGAAGCTCTACTCCCAGATTAGCGACCTCTACAACGAGAGGAGTGTCCTGCAACAGCACGCGGGCGTCCCGACGAATGGAAATTTATATGACACGCGCCCAGCTCAGTTCCAGTCGTCCCCTCCTCCAATGACTGCGAACCCGTTCATTGGCACTGGCACTCACGACTTGATGCTGCCTCCCCCTATGGCACATCATCAGAAAAACCGACCCCTAGCTCGGTCTGCTGTATCGGACAACCTCACTGCAACGGGTGCAAAGCTGAAGGATATTGACATCTTTCGCGGAGACAGCACCGACAAAGAGGACTACAAGTATTGGCGCCGCAGCGCCAGGAACTTCTTAAACAAAACTACTATCCACACAACTGTTCAAGATCAGCTCGACTACCTGATTGACCACTTGCGAGGACCAGCCGCTGCACAGGTGGAATATAGAGCAGCACCCGGAGCTCGTAACGCCTACGTGACAGCGGAAGAAGTCCTCACGGAACTTGATCGCATCTTTGACACGGTCGACAAGGTCACCgaagccagcgcagcgctACACGACAGCGGCTCTGGAGGATTAAAGCAACGCGACAATGAATCGTTTAACACCTGGGTAGCCCGCTTTACCTCTACAGTCGCACCATTGAACCTGGGCGACAACGAAATGATCCAGCACGCGATCCGACTCATGAAGTTTGGTCGTAACGCAGGTTTACAATTCCGCCATG AGCAGCGGAAATAA